In Bacillus toyonensis BCT-7112, a single window of DNA contains:
- a CDS encoding type I restriction-modification system subunit M, translating into MAELNSKLFSAADNLRSKMDASEYKNYLLGLIFYKYLSDKLLEKVVEIADESLEEYNTQEKQAQLYRDLLADEDIKSDLIETLVDTLGYDIEPDYLFNVLTKQAKQNTFELNKLNKAFIDLSTKYDQFNGLFDDVDLRSKKLGSEDQQRNITITEVLKKLNDVDVMGYNGDVIGDAYEFLIGQFASEAGKKAGEFYTPHEVSDMMARIAAIGQEDKKLFSVFDPTMGSGSLMLNIRNYINHPYNVKYHGQELNTTTYNLAKMNLILHGVDKEDIRLRNGDTLNKDWPTDEPYTFDSVLMNPPYSAKWSSDDTFLDDSRFNRYGKLAPKSKADFAFLLHGFYHLKDSGTMAIVLPHGVLFRGAAEGVIRKKLLEDGSIDAVIGMPANLFFGTSIPTTVIILKKNRTTRDVLFIDASNEFTKGKNQNKLSNENIDKIVETYKNREGVDKYAHVATFDEIKENDFNLNIPRYVATFEEEAPVDMASVGSVIKDIRKEKEELESSLYDMISSLQFDEENAEWIKGALEVFNREK; encoded by the coding sequence ATGGCTGAATTAAACTCAAAGTTATTTAGTGCTGCAGACAACTTGCGAAGCAAAATGGATGCATCAGAATACAAAAATTACTTATTAGGATTGATCTTTTACAAGTACCTATCTGATAAGTTATTAGAAAAGGTAGTTGAAATAGCAGATGAGTCGCTAGAAGAATACAATACACAAGAAAAACAAGCTCAATTGTATAGAGATTTACTAGCAGATGAAGATATAAAAAGTGATTTGATTGAAACGCTAGTGGATACATTAGGTTATGATATTGAACCAGATTATTTATTCAACGTATTAACTAAGCAAGCTAAACAAAACACGTTTGAGTTAAACAAATTGAATAAAGCCTTTATCGATCTGTCTACAAAATATGATCAATTTAATGGATTGTTTGATGATGTGGATTTGAGATCAAAAAAGCTGGGATCAGAAGATCAACAACGAAATATTACCATTACAGAAGTACTGAAGAAACTAAATGATGTTGATGTAATGGGATATAATGGTGATGTAATTGGGGATGCTTATGAGTTCTTGATTGGTCAATTTGCCTCAGAAGCTGGTAAGAAAGCTGGAGAATTCTATACACCTCATGAAGTATCTGATATGATGGCTCGTATTGCCGCAATTGGTCAAGAAGACAAAAAATTATTTAGTGTATTTGACCCAACTATGGGATCAGGTTCCTTAATGTTGAATATTCGGAACTATATTAACCATCCATATAATGTAAAGTATCATGGACAAGAACTAAATACAACGACCTATAATTTAGCGAAGATGAACTTGATCTTACATGGTGTTGATAAAGAAGATATACGTTTACGCAATGGGGATACGTTGAACAAAGATTGGCCAACGGATGAGCCTTATACCTTTGATTCTGTCCTTATGAACCCTCCATACTCTGCAAAATGGTCTTCAGATGATACGTTCTTAGATGATTCTCGTTTCAACCGTTACGGGAAGTTAGCGCCAAAATCAAAAGCAGACTTTGCATTTCTTTTACATGGATTCTATCATTTGAAAGATTCAGGAACAATGGCAATCGTCTTACCGCATGGGGTACTGTTCCGTGGAGCGGCAGAAGGTGTGATTCGTAAGAAACTATTAGAAGATGGCAGTATTGATGCTGTTATTGGTATGCCAGCAAACTTATTCTTTGGGACATCAATTCCAACAACAGTTATAATCTTGAAAAAGAATCGTACTACTCGAGATGTGTTATTTATTGATGCAAGTAATGAGTTTACGAAGGGGAAAAACCAGAATAAACTTTCTAACGAAAATATTGATAAAATTGTCGAAACGTATAAGAATCGTGAAGGTGTGGACAAATATGCCCATGTTGCTACCTTTGATGAAATCAAAGAAAATGATTTCAATTTGAACATCCCCCGATACGTAGCTACCTTTGAAGAAGAAGCGCCTGTTGATATGGCATCAGTTGGCTCAGTAATCAAAGACATTAGAAAAGAAAAAGAAGAACTAGAATCTAGCTTATATGATATGATTTCTTCACTACAATTTGATGAAGAAAACGCCGAATGGATCAAGGGTGCATTAGAGGTGTTTAATCGTGAAAAATAA
- a CDS encoding type I restriction endonuclease subunit R, with protein MTKIPHNDEAEVERRLIEVLGEGHNQWDYRPDLKSEEDLWKNLRQKITQNNLSEIGEYPISDKEFDNIKTELLLKTQTPFDAAKWLKGENGISRITIEREDVSLGSMSLMLYSNQDIGGGISTYEVVHQIAKQKANVDGRDRRFDVTLLINGLPIVQIELKQVSAKDGVFQAYNQIKKYAEEGMFRNNIFSTLQLFVISNEQTTRYFANAMPKDMHKKFVFSWRTTDNRKVENLYEFVKQVLNIPDAHRLIANYTIVSEDQDNKALMVLHPYQIHAIEALFTSAMKHESGYVWHATGSGKTLTSFVSTKLLARKPGVDRTIMLIDRKDLDNQTTIEFTKFASEFNTGITSGNAKSNSLIVGTGSAKELSDTLLSDANSNTVIITTRQKLEAALRYAQRQEEQKGTQRFKKLLGQHIVFVVDECHRALSAEGMEEIKKNFPNSTWFGFTGTPIFNENKKQAKGRLARTTRDQYGEVLHTYTIKNALDDGAVLGFQVEHEDTIEPTTFNNYIFDKLRQDEKYAHFSNDEINDIIDKMDGMEKEAYLEPSSFERDEHIQKVIRKIFRPDNAYTKFDFQNGRPQKSAILTTSSIDMAKRYYQAIKEMIKDPEWLTKEFAGHPIRTGRAIEDPNFPRIAITYSIQENEDNSKQLQDEMNDIIKDYNDYYHTAWSIEDIERYNGDINNRLARKRAEFKEFGKQIDLVIVVDRLLTGFDAPTIQTLFVDRNLSYANLIQAFSRTNRTYPGKTKGLIVTFRKPSIMEQNVKEATRVYSEEKEESNLVYPTYDESKKRFKKAHKSLTALVPNPTDINEHSPFETRIEFVKAFQELNNAYEALVTYDDYNDDMEKSTALQEQVNTLEEYIGVYNTVKGSLVDEEGQDGTSPDFSDIEFYGENAIKIYDIDSTYIDRLLGRYSANNQNIRDEIEKMLQKLKKSEVVKEIYRNILSAIDNKEIDPDKDIFEVKRGCFTTARNHVITRFANTWFVDEGELYTSAMQYIIGADPIPNIGGIIDSKRFDHYKIAHPDAKPLKYGPEMKRQWRKILDEFVVPLGEELR; from the coding sequence ATGACAAAGATACCACATAATGATGAAGCTGAAGTGGAACGACGCTTGATTGAAGTGTTAGGAGAAGGACATAATCAGTGGGATTATCGTCCTGATTTAAAATCTGAAGAAGACCTATGGAAGAACTTGCGGCAAAAAATTACGCAGAATAACTTATCAGAAATTGGGGAATATCCAATTTCTGATAAAGAATTTGATAATATTAAAACAGAATTGCTATTAAAAACACAGACACCCTTTGATGCAGCAAAATGGCTTAAAGGGGAGAATGGAATCTCCCGAATTACAATTGAACGTGAAGATGTTTCACTGGGTTCAATGTCATTGATGTTGTATTCCAATCAAGATATTGGTGGCGGAATTTCTACTTATGAAGTCGTTCATCAGATTGCGAAACAAAAGGCAAACGTTGATGGTCGTGATCGCCGATTTGACGTGACACTTTTAATCAATGGGTTGCCAATTGTTCAAATTGAATTGAAACAGGTCAGTGCCAAAGACGGCGTATTCCAAGCTTATAATCAAATCAAGAAATACGCAGAAGAAGGGATGTTTAGAAATAATATCTTTTCTACTCTTCAGTTATTTGTCATTTCCAACGAACAAACGACACGCTATTTTGCCAATGCGATGCCAAAAGACATGCATAAGAAATTTGTATTTAGTTGGCGAACAACAGACAATCGAAAAGTAGAAAATCTCTATGAATTCGTGAAACAAGTCTTAAATATTCCAGATGCACATCGCTTGATTGCTAATTATACGATTGTGAGTGAGGATCAAGACAACAAAGCCTTAATGGTCTTACACCCTTATCAAATTCACGCAATTGAAGCCTTGTTTACTTCTGCTATGAAACATGAATCAGGATATGTTTGGCATGCGACTGGTTCAGGAAAAACGTTGACAAGTTTTGTTTCTACGAAATTATTAGCTCGTAAACCAGGTGTAGATCGTACAATTATGCTTATTGATCGAAAAGACTTGGATAATCAAACTACAATAGAATTTACCAAATTTGCTTCCGAGTTTAATACTGGTATTACTTCTGGTAATGCCAAGTCTAATAGCTTGATTGTTGGAACCGGAAGTGCAAAAGAGCTAAGTGATACTCTACTATCTGATGCTAATTCCAATACAGTGATTATTACCACTCGTCAAAAGTTAGAAGCTGCCTTGCGCTATGCACAAAGACAAGAGGAACAAAAAGGAACCCAACGTTTTAAGAAACTACTTGGTCAACATATTGTTTTTGTCGTAGATGAATGCCATCGAGCGTTAAGCGCAGAAGGAATGGAAGAGATTAAAAAAAATTTCCCTAATTCTACATGGTTTGGATTTACAGGTACACCGATATTTAATGAAAACAAGAAACAAGCTAAAGGTCGATTAGCTCGAACCACGCGTGATCAATATGGAGAAGTCTTGCATACATATACCATTAAGAATGCGTTAGATGATGGGGCCGTTTTAGGATTTCAAGTAGAACACGAAGATACGATTGAACCAACAACATTTAATAATTATATTTTTGATAAACTGCGTCAAGATGAAAAATACGCTCATTTTAGTAATGATGAAATTAACGACATTATTGATAAAATGGATGGTATGGAAAAGGAAGCATATCTTGAACCATCTTCTTTCGAAAGGGATGAACATATTCAAAAAGTCATTCGTAAGATTTTCCGTCCAGATAATGCCTATACCAAATTTGATTTCCAAAATGGCCGCCCGCAAAAGTCTGCAATTTTAACAACGAGTTCCATTGATATGGCGAAACGTTACTATCAGGCAATCAAGGAAATGATCAAGGATCCAGAATGGTTGACGAAAGAATTTGCTGGACATCCGATTCGAACGGGGCGTGCAATTGAAGATCCAAATTTTCCGCGGATTGCTATCACCTATTCGATACAAGAAAATGAGGACAATTCCAAACAACTTCAAGATGAAATGAACGACATTATTAAGGACTATAACGATTATTATCACACTGCCTGGTCGATAGAAGATATTGAACGATATAATGGCGATATTAATAACCGCTTAGCTCGTAAGAGAGCGGAGTTCAAAGAATTTGGAAAACAAATTGACTTAGTCATTGTTGTAGACCGCTTATTAACTGGATTCGATGCACCAACGATTCAAACGTTATTTGTGGATCGAAATTTAAGTTATGCCAATTTAATCCAAGCCTTTTCTCGTACCAATCGTACCTATCCAGGAAAAACAAAAGGATTGATTGTGACATTCCGGAAACCTTCGATAATGGAACAAAACGTAAAGGAAGCTACGAGGGTATATTCTGAAGAAAAAGAGGAATCTAATCTTGTTTATCCAACTTACGATGAATCGAAGAAGCGTTTTAAAAAGGCTCACAAGTCGTTAACAGCGTTAGTTCCAAATCCAACCGATATTAACGAGCACTCACCTTTTGAAACCCGGATTGAATTTGTGAAAGCTTTCCAAGAGTTAAACAATGCTTATGAAGCTTTAGTTACATATGATGATTACAATGATGATATGGAGAAATCAACAGCACTTCAAGAACAGGTGAATACCTTAGAAGAATATATTGGTGTATACAACACGGTTAAAGGTTCACTAGTAGATGAAGAGGGCCAGGATGGAACGAGCCCAGATTTCTCAGACATTGAATTCTATGGAGAAAATGCAATTAAGATCTATGATATTGACTCAACCTATATTGACCGACTATTAGGAAGGTACTCAGCCAATAATCAGAATATCCGTGACGAGATCGAAAAAATGCTTCAAAAACTGAAGAAATCAGAAGTTGTAAAAGAAATATATCGTAATATTTTGAGTGCTATTGATAACAAAGAAATTGATCCAGATAAAGATATTTTTGAAGTGAAACGAGGCTGCTTCACTACAGCACGAAACCATGTAATAACCCGATTTGCAAATACTTGGTTTGTAGATGAGGGCGAGCTGTATACATCTGCAATGCAATATATAATAGGTGCCGATCCTATTCCTAATATCGGAGGAATCATCGACAGTAAGCGATTTGATCATTATAAAATCGCACACCCAGATGCGAAACCTCTAAAATACGGACCAGAAATGAAACGCCAATGGAGAAAAATACTTGATGAATTTGTTGTACCATTGGGTGAGGAGTTACGTTAA
- a CDS encoding MrcB family domain-containing protein — MLEQLIIELAKTMKQVEDIKGEKTYLVINKDDEGLEVETKFSREQFEKGKEAPTYFKVGFELLKNAWGKFIAMRTVKSEDFGQASECNAFLLAFFSQLPFVYVTESGAITFKEFQTDNLPCEQYHKVVGFLEEVINNTYDPKNLSDQTNGNLYRVKSKGRQDLRLLGFLKNNHNINTSLLIEYIEAKSKNDVIRKLVLKQEYFHIVMFVLNLLRAYQRRDKKAALVHLAMTIVRNSRGDNLMLESLAKERTHNLLMWSEKLEIINAEWIPAEQYIKKSEEKGGNMSSSLREGFLKVMKEYLDAKTEKFAGHKLGLTVRNDIATEIIRLPFINEKRYSVIGSVGKGNWATVPWIALMHRDITTSTQRGYYIVYLFSEDMQRLYLTIGQGVTETTKEEMQKIKEEIREQIHMSQRVKKDDDIFLGTSPKAKGYANSTAAYIAYDANKMPSEKELVEDLEEMLRYYEGFIAYKEKGTKYEMIYERKEVYLDQQSIIDHVSSYIQSKGFFYEKKDLINFFLSLKTKPFVILSGISGTGKTKIVQWFAESLGATEENGQFTLIPVRPDWSDSSDLLGYVNLQGEFQERPLIKVLANADANPNRPYFVVLDEMNLARVEYYFSDFLSVIESRKWRDGKIVTSPVLPESITNKHITIPSNVYIIGTVNMDETTHPLSKKVLDRANTIEFNTVNLDYFNFLMDVEEKEAEIVSDSSLATKYLHLKECFKENEDLVRNISNVLIKINKILESVGAQVGYRIRDEICFYMAYNEQGKLLSFDEALDYQIYQKILPRLAGSDGRTEEVLKQLYVLCANEEYDSGNNDASYAKYPRSANKLSHMLRRFEYDGFTSFWI; from the coding sequence ATGTTAGAGCAACTCATAATTGAATTGGCTAAAACAATGAAGCAGGTTGAAGATATAAAAGGTGAAAAAACTTATTTAGTTATAAACAAGGATGATGAAGGATTAGAAGTTGAAACTAAATTTTCACGTGAGCAATTTGAAAAGGGAAAAGAAGCGCCAACTTATTTTAAAGTGGGCTTTGAACTTCTTAAGAATGCTTGGGGAAAATTTATCGCTATGCGTACGGTAAAGAGTGAGGATTTTGGACAAGCAAGTGAATGTAATGCTTTCTTGTTAGCTTTCTTTTCGCAGCTTCCATTTGTGTATGTAACGGAATCAGGAGCTATTACATTTAAAGAATTCCAAACTGATAATTTGCCATGTGAGCAGTATCATAAAGTTGTTGGATTTTTGGAAGAGGTAATAAACAATACATACGATCCGAAAAATCTAAGTGATCAAACCAATGGTAATTTGTATAGAGTTAAATCTAAAGGAAGGCAAGATTTAAGGTTACTGGGATTTTTAAAGAATAATCATAATATTAATACATCTTTATTAATTGAATATATTGAGGCAAAAAGTAAGAATGATGTTATTCGAAAGCTAGTTTTAAAGCAGGAATACTTTCACATTGTTATGTTTGTGCTTAATCTTTTAAGAGCATATCAGAGAAGGGACAAGAAAGCGGCTTTAGTACATTTAGCGATGACGATTGTCCGGAACTCTAGAGGGGATAATTTAATGCTAGAATCATTAGCAAAAGAGCGCACCCATAACCTCTTAATGTGGTCTGAGAAATTGGAAATAATTAATGCTGAATGGATTCCAGCCGAACAATACATAAAAAAGAGTGAAGAAAAGGGCGGTAATATGAGTAGTAGTTTACGTGAAGGCTTTTTAAAGGTAATGAAAGAATATTTGGATGCAAAAACAGAAAAATTTGCAGGACATAAATTAGGATTAACAGTCCGAAATGATATAGCAACAGAGATCATTCGTTTACCATTTATAAATGAGAAGCGGTACAGTGTGATAGGGTCAGTTGGAAAAGGGAATTGGGCAACAGTTCCGTGGATTGCGCTAATGCATAGAGATATTACAACATCGACACAGAGAGGGTATTATATCGTCTATTTATTTAGTGAAGATATGCAACGATTATATTTGACCATTGGACAAGGTGTAACAGAAACGACTAAAGAAGAGATGCAAAAAATTAAAGAAGAGATTCGTGAGCAAATACACATGTCCCAAAGGGTAAAAAAAGACGATGACATTTTCCTAGGTACAAGTCCAAAAGCAAAAGGATATGCGAATTCAACAGCGGCTTATATTGCGTATGATGCTAATAAAATGCCAAGTGAAAAAGAGCTAGTAGAGGATCTAGAAGAAATGCTTCGCTATTATGAGGGATTCATAGCTTATAAAGAGAAAGGAACGAAATATGAAATGATCTATGAGAGGAAAGAAGTGTATTTAGATCAGCAATCAATTATTGATCATGTGTCTTCTTATATTCAAAGTAAAGGTTTCTTTTATGAGAAAAAGGATCTTATTAATTTCTTCCTTTCATTAAAAACAAAGCCATTTGTAATTTTATCAGGTATTTCAGGTACAGGAAAAACGAAAATTGTGCAGTGGTTTGCAGAGAGTTTAGGGGCTACGGAAGAGAATGGGCAATTTACGCTTATTCCGGTTCGACCTGATTGGAGTGATAGCTCTGATTTACTTGGTTATGTGAATCTTCAAGGAGAGTTTCAAGAAAGACCGTTAATTAAAGTTCTTGCAAATGCAGATGCAAATCCAAATAGGCCGTATTTTGTAGTGTTGGACGAGATGAACTTGGCTCGAGTGGAATACTACTTTAGTGACTTTTTAAGTGTAATTGAAAGTCGTAAATGGAGAGATGGGAAAATTGTTACGTCACCAGTGCTTCCAGAATCAATTACGAATAAGCATATTACGATTCCATCAAATGTATATATTATCGGAACTGTAAATATGGATGAAACGACACATCCTTTAAGTAAGAAAGTGTTAGATCGTGCGAATACAATTGAGTTTAATACCGTTAACTTAGATTATTTTAATTTCTTAATGGATGTAGAAGAGAAGGAAGCTGAAATTGTTTCTGATAGCTCTTTAGCGACCAAGTATCTTCATTTAAAAGAATGCTTTAAAGAAAACGAAGATCTTGTGAGAAATATATCGAACGTTTTAATAAAAATAAATAAAATACTTGAATCAGTTGGAGCTCAAGTTGGGTATCGTATACGAGATGAAATTTGCTTCTATATGGCATATAACGAACAAGGGAAGTTATTATCGTTCGATGAAGCACTTGATTATCAAATATATCAAAAGATTTTACCACGTCTTGCAGGGAGCGATGGACGAACGGAAGAGGTATTAAAGCAGTTGTATGTATTATGTGCAAATGAAGAATACGATAGTGGCAATAATGATGCTTCCTATGCTAAGTATCCTCGTTCAGCTAATAAGCTGTCTCATATGTTAAGGAGGTTCGAGTATGATGGTTTCACCTCTTTCTGGATCTAG
- a CDS encoding restriction endonuclease-like protein translates to MVSPLSGSSNEIGLVKIETEELSLTIKGNPYHEKYESLKEYHAMNADEMMYFHVDGKTESVSVFDARLQRLDEWNEHPPIFFENRSYQLVVVPKNNKQLSFYHEHPGFRKQVSSIQMGSLHVLMGSLSFPNEVGNTTFEIKDNQDTLLTVTFEVFPAKLNYKDDYRSLLDEVNDEIYNLAFHLLKRTYLGASAIYATNPSKSEFYRILNDSFERFMKSISHIKRQPHHTLMTRHQLVRGEKIRKLDSVGMNYLRKRPHLLQGENNIPTKGITAYKEVSYDTLENRFVKWMIQRVVHKIDDLIKVLEKKSRYTRGETDEDLLERVKNMKYRMKNELNDPFWRGIGKLDRSVFSLVIQMAAGYRDAYQIFLMLSRGLTLRGQIFKMSVKDVARLYEYWTYLKLGQILSKKYIPLHQDVIQVKQDGLYVTLDESKTAKRTFKHPETDEVIELYFQKRNGRLPTVTQKPDTMLAIEKKGKNYQYQYIFDAKYRIDFAERSHYKRKYGTPGPMEEDINTMHRYRDALVVEQEGPFERTAYGAYVLFPWNQEEEYENHPFYKSIEKVNIGGFPFLPNATRLVEQFLDHLIEKSPEEIIKEGILPRGTKEEWHSSLEEKVLVGSVKTENDYETYRKNGVYQLPIKQLKPGWQEAKYIALYAPKKWHGEKGGIQYVAKIKHIQMQQNDEYVHFELEPWKKLDHLIRPVGYGIQTYTITTMSLLKEVQELPELFMNSKEERILWKTLRRFTKQVKVELDHNNLDEASSIKSYYVQDVQIWVDYENEVVMVGRAGRVKEVALELVVGRGSVLFREVLEVLNVGE, encoded by the coding sequence ATGGTTTCACCTCTTTCTGGATCTAGTAATGAGATAGGGCTAGTTAAGATTGAAACAGAGGAGCTATCATTGACGATTAAAGGAAATCCTTATCATGAAAAATATGAGAGTTTAAAAGAATATCACGCTATGAACGCAGATGAAATGATGTATTTTCATGTAGATGGTAAGACAGAATCCGTTTCTGTATTTGATGCGAGACTGCAGAGATTAGATGAATGGAACGAACATCCGCCAATCTTTTTTGAAAATAGAAGTTATCAGCTTGTTGTTGTTCCGAAAAATAACAAGCAGCTGTCTTTTTATCATGAACATCCGGGGTTTCGAAAGCAAGTTAGCTCCATTCAAATGGGCTCGCTTCACGTGTTAATGGGGAGCCTTTCATTTCCGAATGAAGTAGGAAATACAACGTTTGAAATTAAAGATAATCAAGATACTTTATTAACTGTTACATTTGAAGTTTTCCCGGCAAAACTTAATTATAAGGATGATTACAGATCTTTATTAGATGAAGTAAATGATGAAATTTATAATTTAGCGTTTCATTTACTAAAGAGAACTTACTTAGGAGCATCTGCAATTTACGCTACAAATCCATCGAAGAGTGAGTTTTATCGTATTTTAAATGATTCCTTTGAGCGGTTTATGAAGTCGATCTCTCACATTAAAAGACAACCGCATCATACGCTTATGACTAGGCATCAACTAGTACGTGGAGAGAAAATTCGTAAGTTGGATTCTGTCGGAATGAACTATTTGCGAAAGCGACCACACTTGCTACAAGGAGAAAACAATATACCGACTAAAGGCATTACAGCTTATAAGGAAGTTTCTTATGATACGCTGGAAAATCGATTTGTTAAATGGATGATTCAAAGAGTTGTACATAAAATAGATGATTTAATTAAGGTACTAGAGAAAAAGTCTAGATATACACGTGGTGAAACTGATGAAGATTTGCTGGAACGTGTAAAAAATATGAAGTATCGAATGAAAAATGAATTGAACGATCCATTTTGGAGAGGAATCGGAAAATTGGATCGCTCAGTCTTTTCACTTGTTATCCAGATGGCGGCAGGCTATAGAGATGCGTATCAAATTTTCTTAATGCTATCGCGAGGATTAACATTACGAGGACAAATTTTCAAAATGTCGGTAAAAGATGTCGCAAGGTTATACGAATACTGGACGTATTTAAAACTTGGACAAATTCTATCTAAAAAATATATACCGCTCCATCAAGATGTTATTCAAGTGAAGCAAGATGGTTTATATGTAACGCTAGATGAAAGTAAAACTGCGAAAAGGACGTTCAAACATCCAGAAACAGACGAGGTAATCGAGCTATACTTCCAAAAACGAAACGGTCGACTGCCAACAGTTACACAAAAACCAGATACAATGCTCGCTATTGAGAAAAAGGGAAAGAACTATCAATATCAATACATTTTTGATGCAAAATATCGAATTGATTTTGCTGAAAGATCTCATTATAAAAGGAAGTATGGCACCCCTGGTCCAATGGAAGAAGATATTAACACAATGCATCGTTACAGAGACGCACTAGTAGTAGAACAAGAAGGTCCATTTGAACGAACAGCTTACGGAGCATACGTACTATTCCCGTGGAACCAAGAGGAAGAATACGAGAATCATCCATTTTATAAAAGTATAGAAAAAGTAAATATCGGTGGTTTCCCGTTCTTACCAAACGCCACAAGACTAGTCGAACAATTTCTAGATCACCTCATTGAAAAAAGCCCAGAAGAAATTATAAAAGAAGGCATCCTTCCAAGAGGCACAAAAGAAGAATGGCACTCTTCATTAGAAGAAAAAGTATTAGTAGGCAGCGTGAAAACTGAAAACGACTATGAAACGTATCGAAAGAATGGCGTATATCAATTACCAATCAAACAGCTAAAACCAGGATGGCAAGAAGCAAAGTACATAGCATTATATGCACCGAAAAAATGGCACGGAGAAAAAGGTGGAATTCAATACGTCGCCAAAATCAAGCATATTCAAATGCAACAAAACGATGAGTATGTACATTTCGAACTAGAGCCATGGAAAAAACTAGACCACCTCATTCGCCCGGTAGGATATGGTATTCAAACATACACAATAACAACTATGTCATTATTAAAAGAAGTACAAGAACTCCCAGAACTCTTCATGAACTCAAAAGAAGAACGAATTCTTTGGAAAACGCTGCGTCGTTTTACGAAGCAAGTTAAGGTTGAGCTGGATCATAACAACTTAGATGAGGCTTCTTCTATTAAGAGTTATTATGTGCAGGATGTTCAGATTTGGGTTGATTATGAGAATGAGGTTGTTATGGTTGGGAGAGCTGGACGTGTTAAGGAAGTTGCTTTGGAGTTGGTTGTTGGTAGGGGATCGGTGTTGTTTAGGGAAGTTTTAGAAGTATTAAATGTTGGGGAATAG
- a CDS encoding restriction endonuclease subunit S, whose amino-acid sequence MKNKRTPDIRFQESTENWKQCKIVDLSEETFGGGTPKTTIKEYWNGEIPWIQSSDLHEHQVSDVFAKKKIAEKGLQNSATKLIPKNSIAIVTRVGVGKIALMQFEYATSQDFLSLSNLKVNEWFGVYSLYNKLQKELHNVQGTSIKGITKNELLDKKINIPTNLEEQNKIGIFFKNLDQTITLHHQELDVLKQTKQGFLQKMFPKEGKSVPEIRFPGFTGEWEQRNLGDCISYIKGFAFKSEDYKSEGVRLVRVSDLSSNEIKFDNEKIFLDREYENDYTKYKLNIGDIIITTVGSKIELKESAVGRPIIVNNENEGLLNQNLVKISPLNGYNSYFIYQNLLQKRYMNYIGSIERGNANQANIAISDLWLYKVYLTSNEEQKQIGNFFKQLDDTITLRQRELDALKEMKKAFLQKMFV is encoded by the coding sequence GTGAAAAATAAACGTACACCAGACATTCGCTTCCAGGAAAGCACTGAAAATTGGAAGCAGTGTAAGATTGTAGATTTATCAGAAGAGACTTTTGGGGGGGGAACTCCAAAGACCACAATTAAAGAATATTGGAATGGTGAAATACCATGGATTCAAAGTTCTGATTTACATGAACATCAAGTTTCAGATGTTTTTGCAAAGAAAAAAATAGCTGAAAAGGGTTTGCAAAATTCGGCTACTAAATTAATTCCTAAAAATTCAATAGCTATAGTGACAAGAGTCGGGGTTGGGAAAATTGCATTAATGCAATTTGAATACGCAACAAGTCAAGATTTTCTCTCATTAAGTAACCTTAAAGTAAATGAATGGTTTGGAGTTTATTCATTATATAACAAATTGCAAAAAGAGTTACATAATGTTCAGGGAACTTCTATAAAAGGAATTACTAAAAACGAACTTTTAGATAAGAAAATTAATATTCCGACTAATTTGGAAGAACAAAACAAAATAGGTATTTTTTTCAAAAATCTCGACCAGACTATCACTCTTCATCACCAAGAACTAGACGTCCTCAAACAAACAAAACAGGGATTCTTGCAAAAAATGTTTCCAAAGGAAGGAAAGTCGGTGCCGGAGATTCGGTTCCCTGGATTTACTGGAGAATGGGAACAGCGTAATTTGGGAGATTGTATAAGCTATATAAAAGGTTTTGCATTTAAATCAGAAGACTATAAAAGTGAGGGTGTCAGATTAGTTAGGGTTTCTGACTTGTCTTCTAATGAAATAAAATTTGACAATGAAAAAATTTTTTTAGATAGAGAATATGAAAATGATTATACAAAGTATAAGTTGAACATAGGGGACATTATTATTACTACAGTAGGATCAAAAATTGAATTGAAGGAGTCTGCTGTTGGAAGACCTATAATTGTTAATAACGAAAATGAAGGTTTATTGAATCAAAATTTAGTGAAAATCTCTCCACTAAATGGATATAATAGTTATTTTATTTATCAGAATCTATTGCAAAAAAGATATATGAACTATATAGGATCCATAGAGAGAGGAAATGCAAATCAAGCTAATATAGCAATAAGTGACTTATGGCTATATAAAGTTTATTTAACTTCTAATGAGGAACAAAAACAAATCGGTAACTTTTTCAAACAATTAGACGACACTATTACTCTGCGACAGCGTGAATTAGATGCCTTAAAAGAAATGAAAAAAGCATTCCTACAAAAAATGTTTGTATAG